The following coding sequences are from one Tachysurus vachellii isolate PV-2020 chromosome 7, HZAU_Pvac_v1, whole genome shotgun sequence window:
- the ponzr6 gene encoding plac8 onzin related protein 6 translates to MSHTTITVQPGVNVPPGVKVNTWHSGLCDCCEDMSVCCFGLWCPWCLMCTTSQEFGECLCLPLLDMCFGTLIPPAAYSVRSAMRERYHIQGTMCDDCCVMTCCRICAWCQMARELKFRRQPQVFVNPPVNVTFQQPPNTSCQPLVNQPYQPPPMNPAYQPLQPNNPPVYAHSSP, encoded by the exons ATGTCTCATACTACCATCACCGTGCAGCCAGGGGTGAATGTGCCTCCTGGTGTTAAAGTTAACACATGGCACAGTGGCTTGTGTGACTGCTGTGAGGACATGAGTGTCT GCTGTTTTGGACTCTGGTGCCCCTGGTGTTTGATGTGTACTACAAGCCAGGAGTTTGGAGAATGCCTTTGTCTCCCTCTGCTGGATATGTGCTTCGGGACCCTCATCCCACCTGCCGCTTACTCTGTACGAAGTgccatgagagagagataccaCATCCAG GGCACAATGTGTGATGACTGTTGCGTGATGACCTGCTGTAGAATCTGTGCATGGTGCCAGATGGCCAGAGAGCTGAAGTTTCGCAGGCAGCCCCAAGTGTTTGTGAACCCACCGGTGAACGTGACCTTCCAACAACCGCCAAACACATCCTGCCAGCCGTTGGTGAATCAGCCCTACCAGCCACCTCCGATGAATCCGGCATACCAGCCGCTGCAGCCTAATAACCCCCCTGTGTATGCCCATTCTTCACCCTGA